Proteins from a genomic interval of Daphnia pulex isolate KAP4 chromosome 4, ASM2113471v1:
- the LOC124192997 gene encoding lethal(3)malignant brain tumor-like protein 1 isoform X9 has product MDSEMEVPDSTCPTTEAIIAPTIENAAPVTGAGETTVIVNLMETDTTSAAPPSISSTVEGDSAAVVSAANVTSISSKYPKLNLRVNEFGIYELVPGEESTAEKPIEATPMADAVSAPAETKESVTSEPITTTATSDSEAISQPSKPETTAANVVTNNNGSSTTSSNNNGDRERWKQRFPSNTKEKVDIVCCKQCDGYGIADEFVDQNFCSEKCRKLGLSQPTKTKAAGKVAVKRKSTSSNSSSQAGDAASSAVVESSLETCNEQNIKDESKAKTPSAWSWSKYLERRRAQAAPERLFSDPFPYGKHGFRTGMKLEGIDPEHQSLFCVMTVAEIQGYRVRLHFDGYSDSHDFWLNADSENLFHCGWCEKNGQKLRPPKHYDLAPCQSTSSPLPPNQQQASSQALTHGRTFSWPQYLKFTSSAAAPRHLFISAQNESPVPSAFRVKMKLEAVDRRHSSHTLCVATVANVIGSRFLVHFDGWDSIYDYWADPSCPYVHPVGWAQEHNTTLTPPCDYDADASDFVWDHYLAKTGATAVPPRAFKPRSPVGFKTGMKLECVDPRNPQLIRVATVAAVKGYRLKIHFDGWSSEYDFWTDDDWPDLHPPGWCLKTGHPLQPPFVSSNGPVSNEGECATPGCTGVGHIEGARYATHTSTDHCPYSNANLHRENPAFPDRLTGEEIDPVVQRSASPAAAVASAEEQPVKEEPSKSGKTKAVNIKAEPGDSSSNATSTAEASSPPPQPSSNASKMEKSKASQSIDLPVKSESEAELNNRLIQVDLRPESPPLEQQYDSLEALTPPPPKKMRISFFTGKTAASEIVRRKSAPIEGNGDVTNDQSLPVAERKQQEESSRNSLGGPNDQLDASMSGSVPTKKSVHSGYSMMNFPANSNLTTPMCWSKHAALLGDVVGIDTSNQVTRWSCDQVMDFLAKFGVNKVMLEKFKQEEIDGEALLFLSQSDLTDLLGVKLGPAIKIRNALLLMKEKAKSAMPANESHS; this is encoded by the exons ATGGATTCCGAAATGGAAGTTCCTGATTCGACTTGTCCGACAACAGAAGCGATAATTGCACCAACCATCGAAAACGCAGCACCGGTGACTGGTGCTGGTGAAACCACCGTGATCGTTAATCTAATGGAAACAGACACTACATCGGCCGCACCGCCTAGCATTAGTAGTACCGTGGAAGGAGATTCGGCTGCAGTCGTTTCAGCAGCTAATGTGACTTCTATTAGCAGCAAATATCCCAAACTAAAT CTCCGGGTGAATGAGTTTGGGATTTACGAACTGGTTCCTGGGGAAGAATCCACGGCCGAAAAGCCTATCGAGGCCACACCAATGGCAGACGCTGTATCTGCACCAGCAGAGACGAAAGAATCAGTAACCTCAGAACCAATTACTACAACAGCAACGTCCGATAGCGAAGCCATTTCCCAACCATCAAAGCCAG AGACGACTGCTGCCAATGTTGTGACCAACAATAATGGAAGCAGTACGACCAGCAGTAATAATAACGGAGATCGAGAGCGATGGAAGCAAAGATTCCCATCCAATACCAAAGAGAAAGTCGACATCGTCTGCTGCAAACAGTGTGACG GTTATGGAATTGCAGACGAATTTGTCGATCAAAACTTTTGTTCGGAAAAATGCCGCAAACTCGGCCTTTCGCAGCCGACAAAAACAAAGGCTGCTGGTAAAGTGGCGGTCAAAAGAAAGTCCACTTCTTCCAACTCTTCTTCCCAGGCAGGAGACGCGGCTAGCAGCGCCGTCGTTGAGTCTTCACTAGAAACGTGCAACGAGCAAAACATAAAAGATGAatcaaag GCGAAAACGCCATCGGCGTGGTCTTGGTCCAAATatttagaaagaagaagagctcaAGCGGCACCTGAACGACTATTTTCAGATCCATTTCCATACGGAAAACACGGATTCCGAACAGGAATGAAACTTGAAGGAATCGATCCTGAGCATCAGTCACTATTTTGCGTTATGActgttgctgaaattcaag GTTATCGCGTACGATTGCATTTTGATGGATATTCTGATTCACATGATTTCTGGCTGAACGCCGATtctgaaaatcttttccatTGTGGATGGTGCgagaaaaatggccaaaaactGCGACCACCCAAGCATTATGATTTGGCTCCGTGCCAATCTACATCGTCGCCCCTTCCACCTAATCAACAACAAGCAAGTTCTCAGGCTTTAACGCATGGACGTACTTTTAGTTGGCCTCAGTACTTGAAATTTACCAGCAGCGCAGCAGCTCCACggcatttatttatttcagcaCAGAACGAG tcCCCCGTACCCAGCGCTTTTCGagttaaaatgaaattagaaGCGGTCGACCGACGCCATTCATCGCATACCCTTTGTGTGGCTACGGTTGCGAATGTGATCGGCTCTCGCTTCCTGGTTCATTTTGACGGATGGGATAGCATCTACGATTACTGGGCCGATCCCTCATGTCCTTATGTTCATCCGGTCGGATGGGCCCAAGAACACAACACGACGCTCACCCCGCCCTGTg ACTATGACGCTGATGCGAGTGATTTTGTTTGGGATCATTACCTGGCAAAGACAGGGGCGACGGCCGTACCTCCACGGGCTTTCAAACCTCGTTCACCCGTCGGATTTAAAACAGGCATGAAGCTCGAATGCGTAGATCCGCGCAACCCACAACTCATTCGCGTCGCTACCGTGGCAGCTGTTAAG GGTTATCGactaaaaattcattttgatggtTGGTCTTCCGAATATGACTTTTGGACGGATGACGATTGGCCAGACCTGCATCCACCTGGATGGTGCTTGAAAACGGGACACCCGCTTCAACCGCCTTTTGTGTCCTCAAATGGTCCCGTTTCCAACGAAGGCGAATGCGCTACTCCTGGTTGTACCGGTGTTGGGCACATAGAGGGTGCACGATATGCCACTCATACCAGCACCGATCACTGCCCCTATTCCAATGCCAACTTGCATCGTGAGAATCCAGCATTTCCCGATCGTCTAACAGGCGAGGAGATTGATCCAGTTGTACAGCGTTCGGCTTCCCCGGCAGCTGCTGTGGCCTCGGCGGAAGAACAACCTGTGAAAGAAGAGCCCAGTAAAAGTGGGAAAACCAAAGCAGTTAACATTAAAGCTGAGCCGGGAGATTCTAGCAGTAATGCCACGTCAACTGCAGAAGCGTCTTCGCCACCTCCACAACCTTCGTCGAACGCTAGCAAAATGGAAAAGTCTAAAGCTTCGCAGAGTATTGACCTACCAGTCAAGAGCGAATCAGAAGCCGAGCTCAATAACCGACTTATCCAAGTTGATCTCAGACCTGAAAGTCCTCCACTAGAACAGCAATACGACTCTTTGGAGGCCcttacaccaccaccacccaagaAAAT gagaatttccttttttacggGTAAAACAGCAGCTAGTGAGATTGTTCGGCGGAAATCTGCTCCAATAGAAGGCAATGGTGATGTGACAAACGATCAAAGCCTTCCAGTTGCCGAACGCAAACAACAGGAAGAGTCGAGCCGTAACTCTTTGGGAGGTCCTAATGACCAACTTGACGCCTCAATGAGCGGTTCCGTGCCAACGAAAAAATCGGTGCATTCAGGCTATTCAATGATGAACTTCCCTGCCAATTCCAATCTGACAACGCCAATGTGTTGGTCCAAACATGCCGCACTCCTCGGCGATGTTGTTGGGATCGATACATCTAATCAAGTGACTCGCTGGTCTTGCGATCAAGTTATGGATTTCTTGGCCAAATTCGGTGTCAATAAAGTCATGTTGGAGAAATTCAAACAAGAG GAAATTGATGGAGAGGCGCTCCTGTTTTTGTCTCAAAGCGATCTTACCGATTTGCTTGGTGTCAAGTTGGGACCGGCCATTAAGATTCGCAACGCTCTTCTtttgatgaaagaaaaggCCAAATCTGCAATGCCCGCCAACGAGTCGCATTCTTAg
- the LOC124192997 gene encoding lethal(3)malignant brain tumor-like protein 1 isoform X5 — MDSEMEVPDSTCPTTEAIIAPTIENAAPVTGAGETTVIVNLMETDTTSAAPPSISSTVEGDSAAVVSAANVTSISSKYPKLNLRVNEFGIYELVPGEESTAEKPIEATPMADAVSAPAETKESVTSEPITTTATSDSEAISQPSKPVETTAANVVTNNNGSSTTSSNNNGDRERWKQRFPSNTKEKVDIVCCKQCDGYGIADEFVDQNFCSEKCRKLGLSQPTKTKAAGKVAVKRKSTSSNSSSQAGDAASSAVVESSLETCNEQNIKDESKQAKTPSAWSWSKYLERRRAQAAPERLFSDPFPYGKHGFRTGMKLEGIDPEHQSLFCVMTVAEIQGYRVRLHFDGYSDSHDFWLNADSENLFHCGWCEKNGQKLRPPKHYDLAPCQSTSSPLPPNQQQASSQALTHGRTFSWPQYLKFTSSAAAPRHLFISAQNESPVPSAFRVKMKLEAVDRRHSSHTLCVATVANVIGSRFLVHFDGWDSIYDYWADPSCPYVHPVGWAQEHNTTLTPPCDYDADASDFVWDHYLAKTGATAVPPRAFKPRSPVGFKTGMKLECVDPRNPQLIRVATVAAVKGYRLKIHFDGWSSEYDFWTDDDWPDLHPPGWCLKTGHPLQPPFVSSNGPVSNEGECATPGCTGVGHIEGARYATHTSTDHCPYSNANLHRENPAFPDRLTGEEIDPVVQRSASPAAAVASAEEQPVKEEPSKSGKTKAVNIKAEPGDSSSNATSTAEASSPPPQPSSNASKMEKSKASQSIDLPVKSESEAELNNRLIQVDLRPESPPLEQQYDSLEALTPPPPKKMRISFFTGKTAASEIVRRKSAPIEGNGDVTNDQSLPVAERKQQEESSRNSLGGPNDQLDASMSGSVPTKKSVHSGYSMMNFPANSNLTTPMCWSKHAALLGDVVGIDTSNQVTRWSCDQVMDFLAKFGVNKVMLEKFKQEEIDGEALLFLSQSDLTDLLGVKLGPAIKIRNALLLMKEKAKSAMPANESHS; from the exons ATGGATTCCGAAATGGAAGTTCCTGATTCGACTTGTCCGACAACAGAAGCGATAATTGCACCAACCATCGAAAACGCAGCACCGGTGACTGGTGCTGGTGAAACCACCGTGATCGTTAATCTAATGGAAACAGACACTACATCGGCCGCACCGCCTAGCATTAGTAGTACCGTGGAAGGAGATTCGGCTGCAGTCGTTTCAGCAGCTAATGTGACTTCTATTAGCAGCAAATATCCCAAACTAAAT CTCCGGGTGAATGAGTTTGGGATTTACGAACTGGTTCCTGGGGAAGAATCCACGGCCGAAAAGCCTATCGAGGCCACACCAATGGCAGACGCTGTATCTGCACCAGCAGAGACGAAAGAATCAGTAACCTCAGAACCAATTACTACAACAGCAACGTCCGATAGCGAAGCCATTTCCCAACCATCAAAGCCAG TAGAGACGACTGCTGCCAATGTTGTGACCAACAATAATGGAAGCAGTACGACCAGCAGTAATAATAACGGAGATCGAGAGCGATGGAAGCAAAGATTCCCATCCAATACCAAAGAGAAAGTCGACATCGTCTGCTGCAAACAGTGTGACG GTTATGGAATTGCAGACGAATTTGTCGATCAAAACTTTTGTTCGGAAAAATGCCGCAAACTCGGCCTTTCGCAGCCGACAAAAACAAAGGCTGCTGGTAAAGTGGCGGTCAAAAGAAAGTCCACTTCTTCCAACTCTTCTTCCCAGGCAGGAGACGCGGCTAGCAGCGCCGTCGTTGAGTCTTCACTAGAAACGTGCAACGAGCAAAACATAAAAGATGAatcaaag CAGGCGAAAACGCCATCGGCGTGGTCTTGGTCCAAATatttagaaagaagaagagctcaAGCGGCACCTGAACGACTATTTTCAGATCCATTTCCATACGGAAAACACGGATTCCGAACAGGAATGAAACTTGAAGGAATCGATCCTGAGCATCAGTCACTATTTTGCGTTATGActgttgctgaaattcaag GTTATCGCGTACGATTGCATTTTGATGGATATTCTGATTCACATGATTTCTGGCTGAACGCCGATtctgaaaatcttttccatTGTGGATGGTGCgagaaaaatggccaaaaactGCGACCACCCAAGCATTATGATTTGGCTCCGTGCCAATCTACATCGTCGCCCCTTCCACCTAATCAACAACAAGCAAGTTCTCAGGCTTTAACGCATGGACGTACTTTTAGTTGGCCTCAGTACTTGAAATTTACCAGCAGCGCAGCAGCTCCACggcatttatttatttcagcaCAGAACGAG tcCCCCGTACCCAGCGCTTTTCGagttaaaatgaaattagaaGCGGTCGACCGACGCCATTCATCGCATACCCTTTGTGTGGCTACGGTTGCGAATGTGATCGGCTCTCGCTTCCTGGTTCATTTTGACGGATGGGATAGCATCTACGATTACTGGGCCGATCCCTCATGTCCTTATGTTCATCCGGTCGGATGGGCCCAAGAACACAACACGACGCTCACCCCGCCCTGTg ACTATGACGCTGATGCGAGTGATTTTGTTTGGGATCATTACCTGGCAAAGACAGGGGCGACGGCCGTACCTCCACGGGCTTTCAAACCTCGTTCACCCGTCGGATTTAAAACAGGCATGAAGCTCGAATGCGTAGATCCGCGCAACCCACAACTCATTCGCGTCGCTACCGTGGCAGCTGTTAAG GGTTATCGactaaaaattcattttgatggtTGGTCTTCCGAATATGACTTTTGGACGGATGACGATTGGCCAGACCTGCATCCACCTGGATGGTGCTTGAAAACGGGACACCCGCTTCAACCGCCTTTTGTGTCCTCAAATGGTCCCGTTTCCAACGAAGGCGAATGCGCTACTCCTGGTTGTACCGGTGTTGGGCACATAGAGGGTGCACGATATGCCACTCATACCAGCACCGATCACTGCCCCTATTCCAATGCCAACTTGCATCGTGAGAATCCAGCATTTCCCGATCGTCTAACAGGCGAGGAGATTGATCCAGTTGTACAGCGTTCGGCTTCCCCGGCAGCTGCTGTGGCCTCGGCGGAAGAACAACCTGTGAAAGAAGAGCCCAGTAAAAGTGGGAAAACCAAAGCAGTTAACATTAAAGCTGAGCCGGGAGATTCTAGCAGTAATGCCACGTCAACTGCAGAAGCGTCTTCGCCACCTCCACAACCTTCGTCGAACGCTAGCAAAATGGAAAAGTCTAAAGCTTCGCAGAGTATTGACCTACCAGTCAAGAGCGAATCAGAAGCCGAGCTCAATAACCGACTTATCCAAGTTGATCTCAGACCTGAAAGTCCTCCACTAGAACAGCAATACGACTCTTTGGAGGCCcttacaccaccaccacccaagaAAAT gagaatttccttttttacggGTAAAACAGCAGCTAGTGAGATTGTTCGGCGGAAATCTGCTCCAATAGAAGGCAATGGTGATGTGACAAACGATCAAAGCCTTCCAGTTGCCGAACGCAAACAACAGGAAGAGTCGAGCCGTAACTCTTTGGGAGGTCCTAATGACCAACTTGACGCCTCAATGAGCGGTTCCGTGCCAACGAAAAAATCGGTGCATTCAGGCTATTCAATGATGAACTTCCCTGCCAATTCCAATCTGACAACGCCAATGTGTTGGTCCAAACATGCCGCACTCCTCGGCGATGTTGTTGGGATCGATACATCTAATCAAGTGACTCGCTGGTCTTGCGATCAAGTTATGGATTTCTTGGCCAAATTCGGTGTCAATAAAGTCATGTTGGAGAAATTCAAACAAGAG GAAATTGATGGAGAGGCGCTCCTGTTTTTGTCTCAAAGCGATCTTACCGATTTGCTTGGTGTCAAGTTGGGACCGGCCATTAAGATTCGCAACGCTCTTCTtttgatgaaagaaaaggCCAAATCTGCAATGCCCGCCAACGAGTCGCATTCTTAg
- the LOC124192997 gene encoding lethal(3)malignant brain tumor-like protein 1 isoform X7, protein MDSEMEVPDSTCPTTEAIIAPTIENAAPVTGAGETTVIVNLMETDTTSAAPPSISSTVEGDSAAVVSAANVTSISSKYPKLNLRVNEFGIYELVPGEESTAEKPIEATPMADAVSAPAETKESVTSEPITTTATSDSEAISQPSKPETTAANVVTNNNGSSTTSSNNNGDRERWKQRFPSNTKEKVDIVCCKQCDGYGIADEFVDQNFCSEKCRKLGLSQPTKTKAAGKVAVKRKSTSSNSSSQAGDAASSAVVESSLETCNEQNIKDESKQAKTPSAWSWSKYLERRRAQAAPERLFSDPFPYGKHGFRTGMKLEGIDPEHQSLFCVMTVAEIQGYRVRLHFDGYSDSHDFWLNADSENLFHCGWCEKNGQKLRPPKHYDLAPCQSTSSPLPPNQQQASSQALTHGRTFSWPQYLKFTSSAAAPRHLFISAQNESPVPSAFRVKMKLEAVDRRHSSHTLCVATVANVIGSRFLVHFDGWDSIYDYWADPSCPYVHPVGWAQEHNTTLTPPCDYDADASDFVWDHYLAKTGATAVPPRAFKPRSPVGFKTGMKLECVDPRNPQLIRVATVAAVKGYRLKIHFDGWSSEYDFWTDDDWPDLHPPGWCLKTGHPLQPPFVSSNGPVSNEGECATPGCTGVGHIEGARYATHTSTDHCPYSNANLHRENPAFPDRLTGEEIDPVVQRSASPAAAVASAEEQPVKEEPSKSGKTKAVNIKAEPGDSSSNATSTAEASSPPPQPSSNASKMEKSKASQSIDLPVKSESEAELNNRLIQVDLRPESPPLEQQYDSLEALTPPPPKKMRISFFTGKTAASEIVRRKSAPIEGNGDVTNDQSLPVAERKQQEESSRNSLGGPNDQLDASMSGSVPTKKSVHSGYSMMNFPANSNLTTPMCWSKHAALLGDVVGIDTSNQVTRWSCDQVMDFLAKFGVNKVMLEKFKQEEIDGEALLFLSQSDLTDLLGVKLGPAIKIRNALLLMKEKAKSAMPANESHS, encoded by the exons ATGGATTCCGAAATGGAAGTTCCTGATTCGACTTGTCCGACAACAGAAGCGATAATTGCACCAACCATCGAAAACGCAGCACCGGTGACTGGTGCTGGTGAAACCACCGTGATCGTTAATCTAATGGAAACAGACACTACATCGGCCGCACCGCCTAGCATTAGTAGTACCGTGGAAGGAGATTCGGCTGCAGTCGTTTCAGCAGCTAATGTGACTTCTATTAGCAGCAAATATCCCAAACTAAAT CTCCGGGTGAATGAGTTTGGGATTTACGAACTGGTTCCTGGGGAAGAATCCACGGCCGAAAAGCCTATCGAGGCCACACCAATGGCAGACGCTGTATCTGCACCAGCAGAGACGAAAGAATCAGTAACCTCAGAACCAATTACTACAACAGCAACGTCCGATAGCGAAGCCATTTCCCAACCATCAAAGCCAG AGACGACTGCTGCCAATGTTGTGACCAACAATAATGGAAGCAGTACGACCAGCAGTAATAATAACGGAGATCGAGAGCGATGGAAGCAAAGATTCCCATCCAATACCAAAGAGAAAGTCGACATCGTCTGCTGCAAACAGTGTGACG GTTATGGAATTGCAGACGAATTTGTCGATCAAAACTTTTGTTCGGAAAAATGCCGCAAACTCGGCCTTTCGCAGCCGACAAAAACAAAGGCTGCTGGTAAAGTGGCGGTCAAAAGAAAGTCCACTTCTTCCAACTCTTCTTCCCAGGCAGGAGACGCGGCTAGCAGCGCCGTCGTTGAGTCTTCACTAGAAACGTGCAACGAGCAAAACATAAAAGATGAatcaaag CAGGCGAAAACGCCATCGGCGTGGTCTTGGTCCAAATatttagaaagaagaagagctcaAGCGGCACCTGAACGACTATTTTCAGATCCATTTCCATACGGAAAACACGGATTCCGAACAGGAATGAAACTTGAAGGAATCGATCCTGAGCATCAGTCACTATTTTGCGTTATGActgttgctgaaattcaag GTTATCGCGTACGATTGCATTTTGATGGATATTCTGATTCACATGATTTCTGGCTGAACGCCGATtctgaaaatcttttccatTGTGGATGGTGCgagaaaaatggccaaaaactGCGACCACCCAAGCATTATGATTTGGCTCCGTGCCAATCTACATCGTCGCCCCTTCCACCTAATCAACAACAAGCAAGTTCTCAGGCTTTAACGCATGGACGTACTTTTAGTTGGCCTCAGTACTTGAAATTTACCAGCAGCGCAGCAGCTCCACggcatttatttatttcagcaCAGAACGAG tcCCCCGTACCCAGCGCTTTTCGagttaaaatgaaattagaaGCGGTCGACCGACGCCATTCATCGCATACCCTTTGTGTGGCTACGGTTGCGAATGTGATCGGCTCTCGCTTCCTGGTTCATTTTGACGGATGGGATAGCATCTACGATTACTGGGCCGATCCCTCATGTCCTTATGTTCATCCGGTCGGATGGGCCCAAGAACACAACACGACGCTCACCCCGCCCTGTg ACTATGACGCTGATGCGAGTGATTTTGTTTGGGATCATTACCTGGCAAAGACAGGGGCGACGGCCGTACCTCCACGGGCTTTCAAACCTCGTTCACCCGTCGGATTTAAAACAGGCATGAAGCTCGAATGCGTAGATCCGCGCAACCCACAACTCATTCGCGTCGCTACCGTGGCAGCTGTTAAG GGTTATCGactaaaaattcattttgatggtTGGTCTTCCGAATATGACTTTTGGACGGATGACGATTGGCCAGACCTGCATCCACCTGGATGGTGCTTGAAAACGGGACACCCGCTTCAACCGCCTTTTGTGTCCTCAAATGGTCCCGTTTCCAACGAAGGCGAATGCGCTACTCCTGGTTGTACCGGTGTTGGGCACATAGAGGGTGCACGATATGCCACTCATACCAGCACCGATCACTGCCCCTATTCCAATGCCAACTTGCATCGTGAGAATCCAGCATTTCCCGATCGTCTAACAGGCGAGGAGATTGATCCAGTTGTACAGCGTTCGGCTTCCCCGGCAGCTGCTGTGGCCTCGGCGGAAGAACAACCTGTGAAAGAAGAGCCCAGTAAAAGTGGGAAAACCAAAGCAGTTAACATTAAAGCTGAGCCGGGAGATTCTAGCAGTAATGCCACGTCAACTGCAGAAGCGTCTTCGCCACCTCCACAACCTTCGTCGAACGCTAGCAAAATGGAAAAGTCTAAAGCTTCGCAGAGTATTGACCTACCAGTCAAGAGCGAATCAGAAGCCGAGCTCAATAACCGACTTATCCAAGTTGATCTCAGACCTGAAAGTCCTCCACTAGAACAGCAATACGACTCTTTGGAGGCCcttacaccaccaccacccaagaAAAT gagaatttccttttttacggGTAAAACAGCAGCTAGTGAGATTGTTCGGCGGAAATCTGCTCCAATAGAAGGCAATGGTGATGTGACAAACGATCAAAGCCTTCCAGTTGCCGAACGCAAACAACAGGAAGAGTCGAGCCGTAACTCTTTGGGAGGTCCTAATGACCAACTTGACGCCTCAATGAGCGGTTCCGTGCCAACGAAAAAATCGGTGCATTCAGGCTATTCAATGATGAACTTCCCTGCCAATTCCAATCTGACAACGCCAATGTGTTGGTCCAAACATGCCGCACTCCTCGGCGATGTTGTTGGGATCGATACATCTAATCAAGTGACTCGCTGGTCTTGCGATCAAGTTATGGATTTCTTGGCCAAATTCGGTGTCAATAAAGTCATGTTGGAGAAATTCAAACAAGAG GAAATTGATGGAGAGGCGCTCCTGTTTTTGTCTCAAAGCGATCTTACCGATTTGCTTGGTGTCAAGTTGGGACCGGCCATTAAGATTCGCAACGCTCTTCTtttgatgaaagaaaaggCCAAATCTGCAATGCCCGCCAACGAGTCGCATTCTTAg